One window of Nicotiana tomentosiformis chromosome 11, ASM39032v3, whole genome shotgun sequence genomic DNA carries:
- the LOC138901528 gene encoding uncharacterized protein has translation MFQITNNMLHLLQNKGLFCGSYIEDLQQHLKNFLSICVTQRQPNVTPETIRLLLFPFSVTGEAQNLAEFAPNKLYCYLGGTSQAVLKQVLSTHKTARQIDEILQFRQKPTETLQETWERFKGMLVKCPHHGIPDQMLGQRFCMGLADSLKANVDASVGGAFLSKSFTECTILLDKMAQNSGWMTRDTIITPIEHSVALDPNNTNAENIATLMNQMILLTKKIDEMDREKEVAQSSRDAVPITPVPLEIDESTELTEVVIEQAQVDKCKETEIEQLLEQVVEKTPNQEKTPSSGQKLIPAPLPQRLAKQKKDDQYRKFMEMLRQIQLNIPLMDAFREMLGYAKMMKDLMSRKFDFQDLSTLTQTQTYSVVVTKPMAQKLSDPGSFTIPCTIGSYAFAKALCDLGASINLMPLVIYTKLGIG, from the exons ATGTTTCAGATTACCAACaacatgctgcacttgctgcagAATAAAGGGTTGTTCTGCGGGTCATACATCGAAGACCTacaacaacatctgaagaatTTTCTATCAATATGTGTCACTCAAAGACAGCCGAATGTGACACCTGAAACAATCAGATTATTATTGTTTCCATTCTCAGTGACTGGGGAGGCTCAAAACTTGGCTGAATTTGCTCCCAATAAACTCTATTGCTACTTGGGAGGAACTAGTCAAGCAGTTCTTAAACAAGTTCTATCCACCCATAAGACTGCaaggcaaattgatgagatattgcagtTCAGGCAGAAACCAACTGAAACTTTGCAGGAaacttgggagaggtttaagggcaTGTTGgtgaagtgtccacaccatggcatcCCAGATCAGATGTTAGGACAGAGATTCTGTATGGGTTTGGCTGACAGTCTAAAGGCCAATGTAGATGCTTCAGTGGGGGGTGCATTCTTGAGCAAATCATTCACAGAGTGTACGATTCTTCttgacaagatggctcaaaattcaggctggATGACGAGAGATACAATAATCACTCCAATAGAGCATTctgttgctcttgacccaaacaatacaaatgcagaaaacatagccactctcatgaACCAGATGATCTTgttgacaaagaaaattgatgagatgg atagagagaaagaagttgcTCAATCTAGTAGAGACGCAGTGCCAATTACTCCAGTGCCATTAGAGATCGACGAGTCAACGGAGCTCACAGAGGTTGTAATTGAACAAGCTCAAGTTGACAAATGCAAAGAGACGGAAATTGAACAACTCCTAGAACAGGTAGTAGAAAAGACCCCTAATCAAGAAAAGACACCAAGCAGTGGGCAGAAGCTAATTCCTGCACCATTACCTCAAAGGTTGGCaaagcaaaagaaagatgatcaatacagaaaattcatggaaatgcttagacaaattcaattgaatattccgctGATGGATGCTTTCAGGGAAATGCTAGGCTATGCGAAAATGATGAAGGATCTGATGTCTCGAAAATTTGACTTCCAGGACCTGTCTACTTTAACTCAAACTCAAACTTATAGTGTGGTAGTGACAAAACCTATGGCTCAAAAATTGTCGGATCCCGGTAGTTTCACTATCCCATGCACAATTGGaagttatgcttttgctaaagcattgtgtgacttgggagccagtatcaacttgatgcccttggtAATCTACACAAAATTAGGCATTGGCTGA